AAACAACTAATTAGATCtattatctaaaataaaaaaggcatttgtttACTAAATCTGGTTTTGCAGAAGATTTTCTAACATGCTGGGTTTTGTATTACTTGAGACCTAAAAGCGCTACAGTTAGTACATTACTGTGTTCTTCCTTGCCAGAAGTCAGGGCCAAATTACAGGCTAATTTGGAGTTCCCAAACTTCAACTCTAACAGAATAAAGGATGAGTGGGAAGATAGTATCTTAAACGCTCAGAAGGAGGAGTGACAATTATATCACAGTATCCTTTTCACTGCTGGGGAGCTTCCACcactttttttatatatattttcaattaTAGCGCTGGCTATCTCCATTCAGGTAAAATTCCCAAGGGAGACTGATGGGATTtgatagaaaagaaattaaccTAGATTACAGGGTATAATGCTCATAATCCGTCTTTTGGCGTGGAGTTGAGCCGGGAAGTTAAGGGTAAGCCTTTGACCAGATGTCTGCTGTTCTCCCTCTAGATCCTTACAGTAAGCCTCCAGCTTAGACAGAGAAAAGTATCAAGATGCTGCTGTACCAGAGCCATCACTCTTTCATCAGTGTAGTGCATAATACACAGCTTATATGGCTCTGAAGActccaaaggaagaaaaggagtttATGAGGACAAAGAGGAGAGGATGTAATttgggaaataaaaggaaaacatatacTGAGAAAGGAATGGATGCTATTTCGTCAGGACACAGAGCAGTGTGGCTGAAGCAAatacaaaactagaaaaaatcTTGCCTTCTGAAAGAATAAGcaaagagattttgttttttattttgcaattttttctatctttatttaatttcaaaggcTCCATTACTGATTCTCTCTTCAGGACGTGGTAAGCTGGCTGAAAAGatatgcattttggttttgtactaCAGGAATAAATTCCCATCACATGAAATCTCTTACTCAAGGgaattttcttctctcatcTTGTTTCCCAAGGCATCTTTGAGATGGTTATCAATAAATAACAGACAGTAACTGGCTAAACAGTCTGTTACCTACTTTTCCTTTCATCAGTTGGCGGAAAATCTGCACAAACTACATACAACAGtgccagcagaagaaaataccaCTTGTTTCACTGAGATAGATGCATTCTGCTAAATATAGATTTTACAGAACTGTTGGTTTCTAAGTTCATAGGACTCATTTCCACAGCTTCTCAGTGGCTCTTTCTCATCCCCCATGTCATTGTCTTTCATCTGTGCAAAATAGGCAGGAGAAGCTTTGCATTCATAGTGCCTGTCAAGAGATTTCAGGTGGACCAACATATGAAGAGCATAGGCAAGAACCAGCAGCAGAATCAGCGACATAACCAATCCCATAAGTAttgctggagagaaaaaagatgcaCAGTCTTTTGCATAGGCAAAATGTCCTTCTTGAATGTTAAAACCTTGAATctacaaagagaataaaagggCTCATTAATTAAAGTATTTGCTGTCTTGGTTACAAACAACTTCATGAATTTGCTCCTGATGCCAgtaagaatttttaatttaatatctgCTTATTGCAAAATTGTATCTATCAGTGCTAGTTGGAGTTAATGCTCAGAGTTTATCCAGGTCAGTCGTCTAGAAACTGCCAGTTATTCTAATCCCCTTCACTCTGCTGCTCAAAGGACttgcagctgtgttttaaacaaaatcttccATGATCACTCTTGATAGCCCAGTCATATTTAATTGTAAGCATGGTACCTTTCAAGTTAATGGTGCATTTCCAGTATCATTTGTTGAGAATCTCCAGAGTCTCTATTTCCAACTGCATAAACTTCAACATGACAAACAAGGAAATATTCTTAATTGCCTACCctaatattacatttttctcacCAGATCCAACTGTGCAGTATATGGCAGCAAATCAGCTAAGCTACATGAAGTTGCATTAAACTATGGCCAACACCAGTAAGTTTTGCTTGTGGCTTCAGTTCTAACATGAAGTTTACCACACTGGCATTCAGGGAATTGACTGTCTGCTTCACTAGATCAGTCCATGGGCATTTATCACATGGTGAGAAAAGGGGGATCAACTCTCCCCCAATCCCCTCTTTCAGCTCTTCATCCCCTATGACTTAGGTATCTAAAAGCAAGACATCCTAGTCCAGTCATCTTAAGCTTCCTTATtgtcaaatgcagaaaaataggCACTTTCAGAAGGTGATTCATCTCCCCCTAAAATAAGGACTTAAGATGAGTCAGAGGAGTTATCCACTGGCTTTAGAGGCAGACTGGGGTGACTATAATCAGGGCACAAGGTATTACCAGGCATCAAAAGTTAAGGGAGATGAATCCCATAGTTGGTGACTGATGCTGTTATTGACGCTGGGTTTGAGAGCCCAGCTCAGAGAGATGTAACACTGAACGTTAAATTCACTCCCCACGCGAAAAGGAAACCCAGGCAAGAGAGTACAGAAAATCTACACAGCCCTTAATTTCCTTTGACAGGAATATAAGTATAAAAATTTTAGTCTTCATTTCTATTCAATTTCTGTTTCAAGTTCCATGGAGATCCTGTAAACTGTACAGGGAAGGTCATTACACTTTCTTGGCAGCGAAGTGCAAAATTTCCCATCAGTCTACCTATGGGATCCATTTGGCTTAATTCCATGACATTACCTGGAAATCAATAAAAGTGACTTCCCAAAGCTTTGAAACATCATTTGCAGAGCTGGGTATGAGGAGTGCATCGTATCTCTGCAAGCTGCTCACATGTTCACAGTGGTAGGAGTAACTTGCCGGTGCATATATTCTCGTTGCATTAAACGTCGCTTGTATGGAGTGGTTGTAAAGCAGTTGCAGTCGGTGTAAACTGAACCAGTTCTGAACAGACAGCTGGTAATAGCTGGTTGTTAATAAGAATCTGAAAATATTGTATGGGAAGAAAGATGAGTACGAAAACAAGTCTAATTAAGAGCGGTAACTATTAAATTCACATGTTGAACAATTTTAGAAGACACACTGGTATTACCAGAGTTTTACCCATTTATATCAGTGTGAGCTCTAGCTCCTTCTATTGAGTCTGGAAAGTGATTTGAGTTTCTTCTTTGTTGCAGCTGAAGAAGTTTGCTGCTCTCCCACACAGTGAGAGGAAACATGAGGGATTTTTCCTAAATGactgagaaaaatctgtatgCAACATTGGTATTGTACATCCATCCAAGACATGGAAAACTATTTATCaagaaatgttgttttctttgattGCCAAGAAGCAAACATAAAGTAGGTC
The nucleotide sequence above comes from Gymnogyps californianus isolate 813 chromosome Z, ASM1813914v2, whole genome shotgun sequence. Encoded proteins:
- the LOC127027473 gene encoding V-type proton ATPase subunit S1-like protein; this encodes MERNAAVRFLLFALYVGFAVSVEQMIATADGSSRAFSDQDSLQRNGRRYDGGVKPKFNVNQVAITQVVSHNLSRKGQWEGASWRPFTHSHYSPLNVTINGIPCILFWAKRIMIKFENHTQLDLTEKTFGVHATVDVGDSNCSEDDAMLSLKFGDIGNLKGLVIRFLLTTSYYQLSVQNWFSLHRLQLLYNHSIQATFNATRIYAPASYSYHCEHVSSLQRYDALLIPSSANDVSKLWEVTFIDFQIQGFNIQEGHFAYAKDCASFFSPAILMGLVMSLILLLVLAYALHMLVHLKSLDRHYECKASPAYFAQMKDNDMGDEKEPLRSCGNESYELRNQQFCKIYI